One window of the Clostridium sp. MB40-C1 genome contains the following:
- a CDS encoding ABC transporter ATP-binding protein: MKALECRKVMKVYDAFKGAQAVKALNDVSFKVEDGEFLGVMGPSGSGKTTLLNILAGIDKATSGEVFIDGKNILTMKKDDMAIFRRNNIGFIFQEFNLLDSLTVKENIGFPLTLDKIKPKIVEEKVNELVEYFGLKSVENSYPYNISGGQKQRTAEARALIKEPKIVLGDEPTGNLDSKSSMNIMESFKKINEEKKATIVMVTHDPFAASFCKRIIFIKDGAIKLEINSNGNRKEFFDKVIEAQLVIGGQE; the protein is encoded by the coding sequence ATGAAAGCTTTAGAATGTAGAAAGGTAATGAAGGTTTATGATGCATTTAAAGGCGCGCAAGCCGTAAAGGCACTTAATGATGTGTCTTTCAAGGTGGAGGATGGAGAATTTTTGGGAGTTATGGGACCCAGCGGAAGCGGTAAAACAACCTTGTTAAATATTTTAGCCGGAATTGATAAAGCCACTTCAGGTGAAGTTTTTATTGACGGAAAAAATATTCTGACCATGAAAAAAGATGATATGGCTATTTTCAGAAGAAACAATATTGGCTTTATATTTCAGGAGTTTAATCTTTTAGATAGTCTAACTGTTAAAGAGAATATAGGATTTCCTTTAACTTTAGACAAGATAAAGCCAAAGATTGTTGAAGAAAAGGTTAACGAATTAGTAGAGTATTTTGGCCTAAAAAGTGTCGAGAATAGTTATCCATATAATATTTCAGGAGGGCAGAAGCAAAGAACAGCAGAAGCTAGAGCATTAATAAAGGAACCTAAAATAGTATTAGGAGATGAACCCACAGGAAATTTAGATTCGAAATCATCAATGAATATAATGGAAAGCTTTAAAAAGATAAATGAAGAAAAAAAAGCTACTATTGTCATGGTAACACATGATCCCTTTGCAGCATCCTTTTGTAAGAGAATTATATTTATAAAGGATGGAGCTATTAAGCTTGAAATAAACTCTAATGGAAACAGAAAAGAGTTTTTTGATAAGGTAATAGAAGCACAATTGGTTATAGGGGGGCAGGAATAG
- a CDS encoding helix-turn-helix domain-containing protein, protein MRISEVIRNYRKKENLTQEQVANYLNISAPAVNKWENGISYPDITLLAPLARILKIDVNTLLAFNEELTDAEVKNLTKEVGEMASKEGFQKAFEKASDLIKQYPSCDELIYWMSIVLRIHLLEPQIEEKDKYKRKIITWLELVAASSKEKTASMAKLDLSAMYREKREYKKAQEVLDKIPEVKVDKKIQQALLFESSGKIDEAYGIYEEKLRINAHETFAALSFIINLLYKEKKLIEAEEYIECAKKVTEVFDLGAYHKYQLDLSLAREKQDKEKAIEMIINMVNEASSMNDSLKSKLYKHMKFNVTNSWDKDKYERLVKGAIKKDKTLDFVKNDSRIKFLLE, encoded by the coding sequence ATGAGAATAAGTGAGGTCATTAGAAATTATAGAAAAAAGGAAAATCTTACTCAAGAGCAAGTTGCTAACTATTTAAATATAAGTGCACCAGCAGTAAATAAGTGGGAAAACGGAATATCATATCCAGATATAACACTGCTAGCACCTCTTGCACGTATTCTAAAAATTGATGTTAATACCTTATTGGCGTTTAATGAGGAATTAACAGATGCAGAAGTAAAAAATCTTACAAAAGAGGTAGGTGAAATGGCATCAAAAGAGGGATTCCAAAAGGCTTTTGAAAAGGCTAGTGATTTGATTAAACAATATCCAAGTTGTGATGAGTTGATATATTGGATGTCAATAGTATTAAGAATACATTTATTGGAGCCTCAAATTGAGGAAAAAGATAAATATAAAAGAAAAATCATTACTTGGCTTGAACTTGTAGCGGCAAGCAGTAAAGAAAAGACAGCTTCTATGGCAAAATTAGATTTATCTGCAATGTATAGGGAGAAAAGAGAGTATAAAAAAGCTCAAGAAGTATTAGATAAAATTCCAGAAGTAAAGGTGGATAAAAAAATTCAACAGGCATTATTATTTGAAAGTAGCGGGAAAATTGATGAGGCTTATGGCATTTATGAAGAAAAATTAAGGATTAATGCTCATGAAACATTTGCTGCTTTATCTTTTATAATAAATCTGTTATACAAAGAAAAGAAACTTATTGAAGCAGAAGAATACATAGAGTGTGCTAAAAAGGTTACTGAAGTATTTGATCTTGGAGCATACCATAAATATCAATTAGATTTATCTTTAGCAAGAGAAAAACAGGATAAAGAAAAAGCTATAGAAATGATTATAAATATGGTAAATGAAGCAAGTAGCATGAATGATTCCCTGAAGTCAAAACTATATAAGCATATGAAATTTAATGTGACCAACAGTTGGGACAAAGATAAATATGAGCGATTAGTAAAAGGGGCAATTAAAAAAGACAAAACCCTTGATTTTGTCAAAAATGATTCTAGGATAAAATTTCTTTTGGAATAA
- a CDS encoding response regulator transcription factor, which translates to MGRRILLIEDDVNLIKYIEEYLNAYDYVVETIKDFNNVEKKIFEGKSDLILLDINLPKFDGFYFLKLIRKKLNIPVIIVSSRSEEAEQIRGIDLGADDYITKPFSIGILLAKINAVLRRTSSVNENIIEVNKVKLYCEGMEIITDNKSMSLSKNEYKLLKIFFINYEKVVTREELLEELWDEDEFVDDNTLTVNITRLKKRIKENNIQLTIETKRGVGYVLK; encoded by the coding sequence ATGGGGAGAAGAATTTTACTTATAGAAGATGATGTTAATTTAATAAAATATATAGAAGAATACTTAAATGCTTATGATTATGTAGTTGAAACAATTAAAGATTTCAATAATGTTGAGAAAAAAATATTTGAGGGAAAAAGTGATTTAATACTTTTGGATATAAATCTTCCAAAGTTTGATGGATTTTATTTTTTGAAATTAATTAGAAAAAAGTTAAACATACCTGTTATCATAGTTTCTTCAAGAAGTGAAGAAGCAGAACAAATTAGAGGAATAGATTTAGGTGCAGATGATTATATAACAAAGCCTTTTAGCATAGGAATACTTTTAGCAAAAATAAATGCAGTATTAAGAAGAACAAGCAGTGTTAATGAAAATATTATTGAAGTTAATAAAGTAAAACTTTATTGCGAGGGTATGGAGATAATAACTGATAATAAAAGTATGTCATTATCAAAGAATGAGTATAAGCTTCTTAAAATATTTTTTATTAATTATGAAAAAGTGGTCACAAGAGAAGAATTATTGGAAGAGTTATGGGATGAAGATGAATTTGTAGATGATAATACTCTAACAGTTAACATTACAAGATTAAAGAAAAGGATTAAGGAAAATAATATACAATTGACTATAGAAACTAAAAGGGGGGTTGGCTATGTCCTTAAGTAA
- a CDS encoding ATP-binding protein: MSLSKLVGAVLKKEKASIFIYLFSCFSIMLFYYFLYNEKFMLYPVLLCFFCLMVYLVYKLCVYNSFYKSLKEIKTSPSYNLDKNSDFEDVFDDIREIHNDYISKIYALETNYEEKEKLLIQWVHNMKTSVAVINLAIEKFPNEDATKDIRNENSLLQKNLEGVLNIFRLGEFSKDYVPEAINLKKLVKESINSQKRNFIYSNIYPEVNIPEDYFILSDKKWGKYVIEQIISNAIKYSLSGGKVCFYAEESDCKITLYIQDFGVGIKKEEICRVFDVFFTGSNGRKEEKSSGIGLYMCKSICDNLNNKIYITSQISKGTIVSITYLKQK; the protein is encoded by the coding sequence ATGTCCTTAAGTAAGTTAGTTGGAGCTGTTTTAAAAAAGGAGAAGGCTTCAATTTTTATTTATTTATTTAGCTGTTTTTCTATAATGTTATTTTATTATTTCTTATATAATGAGAAATTTATGTTATACCCTGTTTTGTTATGCTTCTTTTGCCTAATGGTATACTTAGTTTATAAACTTTGTGTATACAATTCATTTTATAAATCTCTTAAAGAAATAAAGACAAGTCCTTCCTATAATTTAGATAAGAATAGTGATTTTGAAGATGTGTTCGATGACATTAGGGAGATACATAACGACTATATTTCAAAGATATACGCTTTAGAGACTAACTATGAAGAAAAGGAGAAATTACTTATACAATGGGTTCATAATATGAAGACATCTGTGGCAGTAATTAATTTGGCTATAGAGAAATTCCCAAATGAAGATGCAACTAAGGATATAAGGAATGAAAATAGTTTGTTGCAAAAGAATTTAGAAGGTGTATTAAATATATTTAGGCTAGGAGAGTTTTCTAAAGACTATGTACCAGAAGCAATAAATTTAAAAAAGCTGGTGAAGGAAAGTATTAATTCACAAAAAAGAAATTTTATCTATTCTAATATATATCCTGAGGTAAATATACCTGAGGACTATTTTATTTTGTCAGATAAAAAATGGGGTAAATATGTTATTGAGCAAATCATAAGCAATGCAATAAAGTACTCACTATCAGGCGGAAAGGTGTGTTTTTATGCTGAAGAAAGTGATTGTAAGATTACACTCTATATACAGGACTTTGGTGTGGGAATAAAGAAAGAAGAGATTTGTAGAGTATTTGATGTATTTTTTACAGGAAGCAATGGAAGAAAAGAGGAAAAGTCTAGTGGAATTGGACTTTATATGTGCAAGTCCATTTGCGATAATCTAAATAATAAAATATATATAACTTCTCAGATTTCAAAGGGTACAATTGTTAGTATAACTTACTTAAAACAAAAATAA
- a CDS encoding ABC transporter permease, which yields MDFSSMIIKNISHNIKNYMAYLLGNSIIQCILFMFFTLIFSPKFMENKKFLGLRRYLTTIVIFMIAFSAAFIIFTTVSFTKYRGKEFGVYFTIGLTSKEIIKILCYENIIISLASFLSASLAGSIFSKLFHMAIGKILKIHNIDIPLSIKVYGAVLLISFVIFLFTTMYQMIFLKRYSVIKILKSKKDSGSTSTILGSIGIIIFIGAVIIFNMLVRGKIKNNQDIYMQGSIVGIVVSIYLLIGFSMTVVVKVMKKFKRTYNNNILFINSLSHRFMSYRVVLYVVTLLVSGGMIFTSFAYSMYKSTEKQIDMEFPYDMSFIVDKSSIKDTDIRGFVTENLGEVKSYSEIEGLNIPNIRVNDDGDCLWRRSNMLVISEDTYKALRDNELNLEKGEIFYCHAEKTSSSYDGGFMMDLSKRVMDNNSMSLAEYKTQHKADEYMYVPKEKKREKIDTIVNYSTANEEYFRDDVVVVNNDDYKIMKQRLGNESITYDILINLEEGKKYDEFYKKLETNFEEDALDTLMVKQIIFEDSIKSHGFLLFICSFMGMMFLVGSAAALYFKTITSIEGDRERSKQLMKIGLSEREINALIIKELGAVFLVPPIIALICIGYYLSAIYDSISGGEYMWKNSLFVFGVYSVIQVIFYLITSNKYKKQIAL from the coding sequence GTGGATTTTTCTTCAATGATTATAAAAAATATTAGTCATAATATTAAAAATTATATGGCATATCTTCTTGGTAACAGTATAATTCAGTGCATATTATTTATGTTTTTTACTTTGATTTTTAGTCCTAAGTTTATGGAGAATAAAAAATTCCTGGGTTTAAGGAGATATTTAACTACTATAGTGATTTTTATGATAGCTTTTTCAGCAGCATTTATAATCTTTACTACAGTTTCATTTACAAAGTACAGAGGAAAAGAATTTGGAGTATATTTTACAATAGGATTAACTTCAAAGGAAATAATAAAAATACTTTGCTATGAAAATATTATAATTTCTTTAGCATCATTTCTATCTGCATCTTTAGCAGGAAGTATATTTTCGAAACTATTTCATATGGCTATAGGTAAAATACTAAAAATTCATAATATAGACATTCCTTTAAGCATTAAGGTTTATGGAGCAGTGTTATTAATCTCATTTGTAATATTTTTGTTTACTACAATGTATCAGATGATATTTTTAAAAAGATATTCAGTTATAAAGATATTAAAGTCAAAAAAAGATTCAGGAAGTACAAGTACTATTCTAGGTTCAATAGGAATAATAATTTTTATAGGCGCTGTGATTATTTTTAATATGCTGGTTAGAGGAAAAATAAAAAATAATCAGGATATATATATGCAAGGTTCTATAGTGGGAATAGTTGTATCGATTTACTTATTGATAGGTTTTTCAATGACAGTAGTGGTAAAGGTTATGAAAAAATTTAAAAGAACCTACAATAATAATATTTTGTTTATTAATTCTCTTTCACACAGGTTTATGTCTTACAGAGTAGTTTTATATGTGGTTACTCTATTGGTTTCTGGAGGAATGATATTTACTTCTTTTGCCTACAGCATGTATAAATCAACTGAGAAGCAAATAGATATGGAATTTCCGTATGATATGAGTTTTATAGTCGATAAAAGCAGCATTAAAGATACAGATATTAGAGGTTTTGTTACTGAGAATTTAGGAGAAGTAAAAAGCTATAGCGAAATAGAAGGACTGAATATTCCTAATATCAGAGTAAATGATGATGGGGATTGCTTATGGCGTAGATCTAATATGCTGGTTATAAGCGAAGATACCTATAAAGCTTTGAGGGATAATGAGTTAAATTTAGAAAAAGGAGAAATCTTTTATTGTCATGCCGAAAAAACAAGCAGTTCTTATGATGGAGGCTTTATGATGGATTTATCTAAAAGGGTAATGGATAATAATTCCATGTCTTTAGCTGAATATAAAACTCAGCACAAAGCAGATGAGTACATGTATGTACCTAAAGAGAAAAAAAGAGAAAAAATAGATACTATAGTAAATTATTCTACTGCCAATGAGGAGTATTTCAGAGATGATGTTGTAGTTGTCAACAATGATGATTATAAAATTATGAAGCAAAGGCTTGGAAATGAATCTATTACTTACGATATACTTATCAATTTAGAAGAAGGGAAAAAATATGATGAGTTTTATAAAAAGTTAGAAACTAATTTTGAGGAAGATGCCCTTGATACTTTAATGGTTAAACAAATAATATTTGAAGATTCTATAAAATCACATGGTTTCTTGCTGTTTATTTGTAGTTTTATGGGAATGATGTTTTTAGTAGGAAGTGCAGCAGCCTTATATTTTAAAACAATAACTTCTATTGAAGGGGATAGAGAAAGAAGTAAGCAATTAATGAAAATAGGTTTAAGCGAAAGGGAAATTAATGCTTTAATTATTAAAGAGTTAGGTGCAGTGTTCCTTGTACCTCCAATTATAGCTTTAATATGTATAGGATACTATTTATCCGCTATTTATGATTCAATAAGTGGTGGGGAGTATATGTGGAAAAATAGTTTATTTGTTTTTGGAGTATATTCTGTTATTCAAGTTATATTTTATTTAATAACTTCAAATAAATATAAAAAGCAAATTGCATTATAA
- a CDS encoding helix-turn-helix domain-containing protein: protein MDISKQIKKYRLDSKLSQEELAEKVFVTRQTISNWENGKNYPDINSLVLLSTLFGVSLDILVKGDLEEMKEEIKTEDIKKFNRDGMIFTILLMTTIVLVVPLFLYLSFIGVAIWLVLFGITMYYARCIEKQKKTHDVQTYREIIAFTEGKKLDQIEKSCEVAKRPYQKVISVICSGLIAIVVTIGMYFLFRLIEYIKLLLI from the coding sequence GTGGACATTAGCAAACAAATAAAAAAATATAGACTCGATTCAAAATTATCGCAGGAGGAGTTGGCTGAAAAAGTATTTGTAACACGGCAGACAATTTCAAACTGGGAAAACGGTAAGAACTATCCTGATATAAATAGCCTGGTACTATTAAGCACTCTCTTTGGTGTTTCTCTTGATATTCTAGTTAAAGGAGATTTGGAGGAAATGAAAGAAGAAATTAAAACAGAGGATATTAAAAAGTTTAACCGTGACGGCATGATTTTTACTATACTACTTATGACAACAATAGTATTGGTCGTTCCATTATTTCTTTACTTAAGTTTTATTGGAGTTGCAATCTGGTTAGTGCTATTTGGCATTACAATGTATTATGCAAGATGCATTGAAAAGCAAAAGAAAACTCATGACGTTCAAACATACAGAGAAATCATAGCTTTTACCGAGGGAAAAAAACTTGATCAAATTGAAAAGAGTTGTGAAGTTGCAAAACGCCCATATCAAAAAGTGATCTCAGTAATTTGTTCAGGATTGATTGCAATAGTTGTCACTATAGGAATGTATTTTTTATTTAGACTAATTGAGTATATCAAATTGTTACTGATTTAG